The following proteins are encoded in a genomic region of Flammeovirga pectinis:
- a CDS encoding aspartate kinase: protein MLTLAEVIAELINESPFLQEGIAEGIINYSALARKLHPEIEKRFDKEVQQGAIVMALKRMAHKVDASQLEDQAKDYIRHMGDILVRSDLVDFAYKNSPTLIRAQKDLLELVQNSSSDLFHASSKGMHETNIITSKTFADKVKELFEEEEKLSEIQELAAVTMRMPISYTKDAPGVFYHILKTLAWNKINVVEFISTKHEFSIIIEKEEINHTFKLLHDMKNS, encoded by the coding sequence ATGCTCACACTTGCTGAAGTAATCGCGGAACTAATTAATGAATCTCCTTTTCTACAAGAAGGAATTGCAGAAGGTATTATAAATTATAGTGCTCTTGCTCGAAAATTACACCCTGAAATAGAAAAGAGGTTTGATAAAGAAGTACAGCAAGGAGCAATTGTAATGGCACTAAAACGAATGGCACATAAAGTTGACGCCTCTCAATTAGAAGATCAAGCTAAAGATTACATTAGGCATATGGGAGACATTTTAGTTCGCTCTGATCTTGTCGATTTTGCTTATAAAAATTCTCCAACACTTATTCGTGCTCAAAAAGACTTATTAGAACTAGTTCAAAATAGTAGCAGCGACTTATTTCATGCATCATCAAAAGGTATGCATGAAACAAATATTATTACGAGTAAGACATTTGCAGATAAAGTAAAAGAACTTTTTGAGGAAGAAGAAAAACTATCTGAAATTCAAGAACTTGCTGCAGTTACCATGAGAATGCCTATTTCTTATACCAAAGATGCCCCCGGTGTTTTCTATCATATATTAAAAACTCTTGCTTGGAATAAAATAAATGTTGTAGAATTTATCTCAACCAAACATGAGTTTTCAATAATTATTGAGAAAGAAGAGATAAACCACACCTTCAAGTTATTGCATGACATGAAGAATAGTTAA